One window of the Tissierella sp. genome contains the following:
- a CDS encoding MBL fold metallo-hydrolase yields the protein MITKVYEDIYMIEVVLPENPLKALNSYVIKGKDKSLIIDTGFNRKESVDALFGGLEELGIDIKDTELFITHLHSDHSGMASIFMEAGVNIYASEIDGRMINEMSGIEYWENFEGYKILFDLERDGVTFSEHPGYKYCPKEIIDFTYVKEGKGIQVGNYFFEVVDIPGHTPGHIGLYERDHKIFFGGDHILDRITPNIAFWGFEENILATYFNSLGKIYAYDIDYLFSAHRNIIKDHNRRISELLSHHKERLNEIIEILKLGESTVRDVAAKMKWSIRAKDWEDFPTSQKWFAAGEAMSHLEHLYCIGKLEKDLREGKLYYKLK from the coding sequence TTGATAACTAAGGTATATGAAGATATATATATGATAGAAGTAGTATTGCCAGAGAATCCTTTAAAAGCTTTAAATTCTTATGTTATAAAAGGCAAAGACAAATCCTTGATAATCGATACTGGATTTAATAGGAAAGAAAGTGTAGACGCTCTTTTTGGGGGTTTGGAGGAACTAGGTATTGATATAAAAGATACTGAATTATTCATTACCCATTTACATTCAGACCATTCTGGCATGGCATCAATATTCATGGAAGCAGGAGTCAACATATATGCAAGTGAAATAGATGGAAGAATGATCAATGAAATGTCTGGGATAGAGTACTGGGAGAACTTTGAAGGATATAAGATATTATTTGACTTAGAGAGAGATGGTGTTACTTTTTCAGAGCATCCAGGATATAAATATTGCCCAAAGGAAATAATAGATTTTACCTATGTAAAGGAAGGTAAGGGTATACAAGTTGGTAACTATTTTTTTGAAGTAGTGGATATCCCTGGCCATACTCCTGGACATATAGGATTGTATGAAAGAGACCACAAGATTTTCTTTGGTGGGGATCATATATTAGATAGAATTACACCTAACATTGCTTTCTGGGGTTTTGAGGAAAATATTTTAGCTACTTATTTTAATAGTTTAGGCAAGATATATGCTTATGACATAGATTATTTATTTTCTGCCCATAGAAATATAATTAAGGATCATAATAGGCGGATTAGTGAATTACTATCCCATCATAAGGAAAGACTTAATGAAATAATTGAGATATTAAAATTAGGAGAATCTACAGTAAGAGATGTAGCGGCAAAAATGAAATGGAGTATAAGAGCCAAGGATTGGGAAGATTTCCCTACTTCACAAAAATGGTTTGCAGCAGGTGAGGCTATGTCCCATCTAGAACATCTATACTGCATTGGGAAACTTGAAAAAGATTTAAGAGAAGGAAAGCTATATTATAAATTGAAATAG
- a CDS encoding cytidyltransferase produces MIKNDFNGFFKDEISKCYLLEYRETLLEYIENEKFQNHLDKIIKDRNFSVFSLLDLFIEYLNKSKSQTSQEWLNSIYNWVINKSFPNKGSNEFDMNLNTLYKFFLNSYGKFLVLDNQFNDDKFIQKYPISFLTVEEELNLNISQEYYSFKSAFIDYYIYELMNLDMAITGHNTLDHVIGVNYLSMYIARQLYELGLPVDLGVVVGASLGHDIGKYGVLDKDKSKVPYYHYYYTEEWFKKFKINKIGHIATNHSTWDLELETLPLESLILIYADFRVKNFVENNIYTMHMFPLKESFDVILNKLDNVDEAKENRYKKVYKKLRDFEDYIISLGVDTTLEHNLIPSTHKPFELMDKNEVMENIKYKSIEHNIILMSKLTDNVSFNYIIETARGETNWRRLKLYLQIFHEYSTYLTQKQKITTLHFLSDLLLHKGEDIRKESAELIGRLISLYDEEYRKELPPSIKFHNSNISSADLLDEFLYKLLHPSHKVADSQGEWLYNLKTLFKSLFRESHISLHKMYFDVLSKYFDEYTNLSDIGQFYLCQTIDYIPIKSLDENRLIKLFTYTIMQLDSNDMEIRLTTLDSISQILVKTNDIMFIASIRNWIVENLEKSSVLTENYLKYIIGKKINISPEYQDILDKNYRENETSEIFLQNLKTATEWVIKKINIDMLYDQVVENPSSKGFHVAMHLCNILKVSAIERVRNYSGITLVNIFPLLSLNERNDVAIELLRALEMESYQFTKYIPKYFGQLILYLRPRELDEIIDDFESKIKVSSTNVIFLLLNTIVISIENYEAYKIRFDEDQTVHAKRLNKLLGLLFIAMASYNVDVKNESLRIMSSALFTSNILSFDEKYKILNTICKKLLTFLDYNEEDEFLFYNNASSLNHIYKFISEYEFHYGHTLVNTDENIAFFPGSFDPFSLSHKEIATEIRNLDFQVYLAVDEFSWSKRTEPHAFRRDIINMSIADEMDIHLFPNNIPINISNPSDLDKLKGLFPDQKVFIVVGSDVLINASAYKNNSPILDFPHIVFDRKSSISKDDDEAKLESSIANIHGGVVRLSLPPQYEDISSTQIRQNIDLNRDISKFIDPLAQSFIYNYGLYLREPQYKTLLETKTIEVETLKNIDENILDELHHNYGHTIHLDHLKALEKKPNHRLLLVRDSKSKAILGFSSYYGIHRSRLYDEFQDTSITDYLRRNAKGRIMLISGICALNNDEELIEIVINETLALSVVKDYNFSMYSNALLKEKNPKIEEHFLLQGFLRTDHQYNYNRILIVDMNNPITLNLDLENMLKSPYDIDPKITKKIRSTRNLLKKSLTKLYPGQLILTFNRDMIYSKLIQKICDSNDVSIFQPSVRELGLNMCVPFGSILNNSIIPNTVTKTLHTEKIFKTNIKDFTIGSYPFYLSLEDQAKVLKSFNRPVILVDDLLNKGYRINVIEPILKNAGVEIKKVIVGILSGRGKEIGQTKNLDIDSAYFVPNLNLWFNESSLYPYIGGDMVENNELGSISIPSINMILPYVSPRFIKNTTNDALYNLSETCLKNTFTLFKALEELYQSINEKNLNIKGLGEVIISPRHPDMSKNIAYNNMRPSAAIENDLEYLNRLENIIRR; encoded by the coding sequence TTGATAAAAAATGACTTCAATGGTTTTTTTAAAGATGAAATATCTAAATGTTACTTATTAGAATATAGAGAAACTCTTCTTGAATATATAGAAAATGAGAAGTTTCAAAATCATTTAGACAAAATTATAAAAGACAGAAACTTTTCTGTCTTTTCTTTATTAGACTTATTTATAGAGTATCTCAACAAGTCCAAATCCCAAACTTCACAAGAATGGTTAAATTCAATATATAACTGGGTCATTAATAAATCTTTCCCTAATAAGGGAAGTAATGAATTTGATATGAATTTAAATACATTGTATAAGTTTTTTCTAAATTCATATGGTAAGTTTCTAGTGTTGGATAATCAATTTAATGATGATAAATTTATACAAAAATATCCAATATCCTTCTTAACTGTTGAGGAAGAACTTAACCTTAATATATCACAGGAGTACTATAGCTTCAAATCTGCATTTATTGATTATTATATATATGAATTAATGAATTTAGATATGGCAATCACCGGACACAATACTTTGGATCATGTAATAGGTGTAAATTATCTTAGTATGTATATCGCTAGACAATTATATGAGTTAGGACTTCCTGTTGATTTAGGTGTTGTTGTAGGTGCTAGTCTTGGACATGACATTGGTAAATATGGAGTCTTAGATAAGGATAAATCCAAAGTTCCTTATTACCATTATTATTATACTGAAGAATGGTTTAAAAAATTCAAAATCAATAAGATAGGACATATTGCAACTAATCACTCTACATGGGATTTAGAATTAGAGACTTTACCCCTAGAATCTTTGATACTTATATATGCTGATTTTAGGGTTAAAAATTTTGTTGAAAATAATATTTATACTATGCATATGTTTCCATTAAAAGAATCCTTTGATGTAATATTAAATAAACTTGATAATGTAGATGAAGCTAAAGAAAATAGGTACAAAAAGGTATATAAAAAGCTAAGAGATTTTGAGGATTATATTATCTCATTAGGAGTAGATACTACTCTAGAACATAATTTAATTCCATCAACCCATAAACCCTTTGAGTTGATGGATAAAAACGAAGTTATGGAAAATATAAAGTACAAATCAATTGAACACAATATTATTTTGATGTCCAAGCTAACAGATAATGTTTCCTTTAATTATATAATTGAAACAGCAAGAGGAGAAACTAATTGGAGAAGGCTTAAGCTCTATCTTCAAATTTTCCATGAGTACTCAACTTATCTAACTCAGAAACAAAAAATTACAACTCTTCATTTTCTATCTGATTTACTTCTCCATAAGGGAGAGGACATTCGCAAGGAATCTGCTGAGTTAATTGGTAGATTGATTTCATTATATGATGAAGAGTATAGAAAGGAATTGCCACCATCGATAAAATTTCATAACTCTAATATTTCATCTGCGGATTTATTGGATGAATTTTTATATAAATTATTACATCCTAGCCACAAGGTAGCCGATTCTCAAGGTGAGTGGCTTTATAATTTAAAGACTCTATTTAAGTCTTTATTTAGAGAGTCTCATATATCCCTTCATAAAATGTATTTTGATGTATTGTCAAAGTACTTTGATGAATATACTAATCTCTCTGATATAGGACAGTTCTATCTATGTCAAACAATTGATTATATTCCTATTAAAAGCTTAGATGAAAATAGATTGATTAAATTATTTACCTATACCATTATGCAATTAGATTCTAATGATATGGAAATCAGGCTTACTACTTTAGATAGTATTTCTCAGATACTAGTAAAAACTAATGATATAATGTTTATTGCTTCAATTAGAAATTGGATTGTTGAGAACCTTGAGAAATCATCTGTATTAACAGAGAACTACCTAAAATATATAATCGGTAAGAAAATAAATATATCTCCAGAATACCAAGATATATTAGATAAAAATTATAGAGAAAATGAAACCTCTGAAATTTTTTTACAAAATCTCAAGACTGCTACTGAATGGGTTATTAAGAAAATAAATATCGATATGCTATATGACCAAGTAGTTGAAAATCCATCAAGCAAAGGCTTCCATGTTGCTATGCATCTATGTAATATCCTAAAAGTATCAGCAATAGAAAGGGTGAGAAATTACAGTGGTATTACCCTTGTAAATATTTTTCCATTACTCTCCCTTAATGAAAGAAATGATGTAGCTATTGAGCTGCTTCGAGCGTTGGAAATGGAATCCTATCAATTTACCAAGTATATACCAAAATACTTTGGTCAATTGATACTGTATTTGCGCCCTAGGGAGCTTGATGAAATAATAGATGATTTTGAAAGCAAAATAAAGGTTTCAAGTACTAATGTAATATTCTTGCTACTAAATACAATCGTTATCTCAATTGAAAATTATGAAGCATATAAAATTAGATTTGATGAAGATCAAACTGTCCATGCTAAAAGACTTAATAAGCTTCTTGGACTATTATTCATTGCTATGGCTTCCTATAATGTAGATGTTAAAAATGAGTCCCTTAGAATAATGAGTTCTGCTCTATTTACTTCTAATATTCTTAGTTTCGATGAAAAATATAAGATACTAAATACTATATGTAAAAAGCTTTTGACATTCTTGGATTATAATGAAGAAGATGAATTTTTATTCTATAACAATGCTTCATCCTTAAACCATATATATAAATTTATTTCTGAATATGAATTCCACTATGGTCATACACTGGTAAATACTGATGAAAACATTGCCTTCTTCCCTGGTAGTTTTGATCCTTTTTCTTTAAGTCATAAGGAAATAGCTACTGAAATAAGAAATCTGGACTTTCAAGTATATTTGGCAGTAGATGAATTTTCTTGGTCTAAGAGAACTGAGCCCCATGCTTTTAGAAGAGATATAATAAATATGAGTATAGCTGATGAAATGGATATACATCTTTTCCCCAATAATATTCCTATAAATATTAGCAACCCTTCTGATTTAGATAAATTAAAGGGCTTATTTCCTGATCAAAAAGTTTTTATTGTAGTAGGCTCTGATGTTTTAATAAATGCATCTGCATATAAGAACAATAGCCCAATACTAGATTTTCCTCATATAGTCTTTGATAGGAAATCAAGTATTTCTAAAGATGATGATGAGGCAAAGTTAGAATCCAGTATTGCCAATATACATGGTGGAGTTGTAAGACTTTCCCTACCACCTCAATATGAGGATATTAGTTCAACACAAATAAGACAAAATATTGATTTAAATAGAGACATATCCAAATTTATAGATCCACTAGCTCAATCTTTTATATACAACTATGGACTATACCTAAGGGAACCGCAGTATAAGACTTTATTGGAAACTAAGACTATAGAGGTTGAAACACTAAAAAATATTGATGAAAATATATTAGATGAGCTTCATCATAATTATGGACATACAATACACTTGGATCATCTAAAAGCCCTTGAAAAAAAACCAAATCATAGATTGCTTTTAGTTCGAGATTCTAAATCTAAGGCTATTTTAGGTTTTTCTAGTTATTATGGAATACACCGTTCTAGATTATATGATGAATTTCAAGATACTTCTATAACCGATTATTTGAGGAGAAATGCAAAAGGCAGAATAATGCTTATTTCTGGAATATGCGCATTAAACAATGACGAAGAGTTAATTGAAATTGTAATCAACGAAACCTTAGCACTGTCTGTTGTTAAAGATTATAATTTTTCTATGTATAGTAATGCTTTACTGAAGGAAAAAAATCCTAAAATTGAAGAACATTTTTTGTTGCAGGGATTTTTGAGAACTGATCATCAATACAATTATAATCGAATTTTAATAGTAGATATGAATAATCCTATTACTCTTAATCTGGATTTAGAAAATATGTTAAAATCACCTTATGATATTGACCCAAAGATAACTAAAAAAATTAGAAGTACAAGAAATTTGCTAAAGAAATCATTAACTAAACTTTACCCTGGTCAGTTGATACTTACCTTCAATAGAGATATGATATATAGCAAATTAATACAAAAAATATGTGATTCAAATGATGTAAGTATTTTCCAACCTAGTGTAAGAGAGCTTGGATTAAATATGTGTGTCCCCTTTGGTTCAATATTGAATAATAGCATAATACCAAATACCGTCACAAAGACTCTCCATACTGAAAAAATATTTAAAACAAATATTAAAGATTTTACTATAGGCTCATACCCATTTTATTTATCTCTAGAAGATCAAGCAAAGGTCTTGAAGTCTTTCAACAGACCTGTAATATTGGTTGATGACTTGCTCAATAAGGGTTATAGGATAAATGTAATTGAACCAATATTGAAAAATGCAGGTGTAGAAATAAAAAAAGTCATAGTAGGTATTCTTTCTGGTCGTGGAAAAGAAATCGGACAGACAAAAAACCTTGACATTGATTCAGCATATTTTGTTCCAAATCTAAATCTTTGGTTTAATGAAAGTAGTCTATATCCATATATAGGCGGTGATATGGTTGAGAACAATGAATTAGGTTCTATTTCTATACCTAGTATCAATATGATTCTCCCTTATGTTTCTCCTAGATTTATAAAAAATACTACAAATGATGCACTATACAATCTATCAGAAACCTGTTTAAAAAATACATTCACTTTATTTAAAGCCTTAGAAGAACTGTATCAGTCAATAAACGAGAAGAACTTAAATATTAAAGGCTTAGGAGAAGTAATTATTTCTCCAAGACATCCAGATATGAGCAAAAATATTGCTTATAATAATATGAGGCCTTCTGCTGCTATTGAGAATGATTTAGAATACCTTAATAGGCTAGAAAATATCATAAGAAGATAA
- the sdaAB gene encoding L-serine ammonia-lyase, iron-sulfur-dependent subunit beta: MNEYGVFDILGPIMIGPSSSHTAGAARLGKIAKQIVATDNFNKVIFYLHGSFGKTYEGHGTDKALVAGILGMEPSDEDLRNSFEIAKSKNIEFEFIEADLGYEHPNTVKIVFRFEDGEDIYITGSSIGGGSILITDINGNKVEFSGDYPTMLIKYIDQKGIISRISSILSFNEINIATMKVIRESNIATMVVETDSEISEDIIKEMDKLEEILYIKGINPIKR, encoded by the coding sequence ATGAATGAATATGGTGTTTTTGATATACTTGGTCCAATTATGATAGGCCCTTCAAGCTCACATACTGCTGGCGCTGCTCGTTTAGGAAAAATTGCAAAGCAAATCGTTGCTACTGATAATTTTAATAAAGTTATCTTTTACTTACATGGCTCTTTTGGCAAAACTTATGAAGGACATGGTACTGACAAGGCCTTAGTAGCAGGTATACTTGGTATGGAACCATCAGATGAAGACCTTAGAAATTCTTTTGAAATAGCTAAGTCTAAAAACATTGAATTTGAGTTTATTGAAGCTGATCTAGGATATGAACACCCTAATACCGTCAAAATAGTTTTCAGGTTTGAAGATGGCGAAGATATTTACATTACTGGTTCTTCTATTGGTGGCGGAAGTATTCTAATTACAGATATTAATGGTAATAAAGTTGAATTTAGTGGTGATTACCCTACTATGCTCATAAAATATATTGACCAAAAAGGAATTATATCGCGAATAAGCTCTATCCTTTCTTTTAATGAAATTAATATTGCGACTATGAAAGTAATTCGAGAAAGTAATATTGCTACTATGGTAGTAGAAACTGATTCTGAAATAAGTGAGGATATAATTAAAGAAATGGATAAACTAGAAGAAATACTATACATCAAAGGGATAAATCCTATTAAGAGGTGA
- the sdaAA gene encoding L-serine ammonia-lyase, iron-sulfur-dependent, subunit alpha → MFNKAEELLKLCNENNKKISEIVIEKELANSDISYDELIERMKETLDVMKNSATSALNREIISVSGLTGGDSKKVEEYKNSGKTLTGTLIISAMAKALSTSEINASMGRIVAAPTAGASGIVPSALLSAQEKLNLTDEQLLMGLFAAAGIGEIVAKNATVSGAEGGCQAECGTAAAMAAAAIVEMAGGNPEASFAAAAFSLVNIMGLVCDPIGGLVEYPCALRNASGVVNALISADLALAGVKSLVPFDEVVDAMYRVGKMMPEALRETALGGVATTATGEEIRRRLQH, encoded by the coding sequence ATGTTTAACAAAGCTGAAGAACTACTAAAACTATGTAATGAAAACAACAAGAAAATATCAGAAATAGTTATTGAAAAAGAGTTGGCTAATTCTGATATTTCATATGATGAATTAATAGAACGAATGAAAGAAACTCTAGATGTTATGAAAAATTCAGCTACTTCTGCTTTAAATAGAGAAATTATTTCAGTAAGTGGATTAACTGGTGGAGACTCAAAAAAGGTTGAAGAGTATAAGAACTCAGGTAAAACATTAACAGGGACTTTGATAATATCAGCCATGGCTAAAGCTCTATCTACTTCTGAGATTAATGCGTCTATGGGAAGAATAGTTGCAGCTCCTACTGCTGGCGCATCTGGTATTGTACCTAGTGCCTTATTATCTGCACAAGAGAAATTGAATTTAACAGATGAACAGCTTCTAATGGGACTTTTTGCAGCTGCAGGTATTGGAGAAATTGTAGCAAAAAATGCAACTGTCTCTGGAGCAGAAGGCGGATGTCAGGCGGAATGTGGAACTGCTGCTGCCATGGCTGCAGCTGCTATTGTAGAAATGGCAGGTGGAAACCCTGAGGCTTCTTTCGCTGCCGCAGCTTTCTCCTTAGTGAATATAATGGGTCTTGTATGCGATCCTATCGGAGGCTTAGTAGAATATCCTTGCGCTCTTCGAAATGCATCAGGTGTAGTAAATGCACTTATCTCTGCTGATTTGGCACTTGCAGGGGTAAAATCCTTAGTTCCTTTTGATGAAGTAGTTGATGCTATGTATAGAGTAGGGAAAATGATGCCTGAGGCTTTGAGAGAAACTGCTTTAGGAGGAGTCGCTACTACTGCCACTGGGGAGGAAATCCGAAGGAGGCTACAACATTGA
- a CDS encoding PfkB family carbohydrate kinase, giving the protein MILTIDLNPAIDRKYTLDRICIGKDTALKSSVYSPGGNGIVSSALLDTFNEDSFITGFLGGINGEYYHRSLVEIGIMHEFVPIKDETRANIKILDQEDNLTSFSEEGPRVSREEIVKFYELYSRLMSDANIVCGVGSVPMGVPKDIYFDFVSLANKNKKKFILNVKGDSLASGIDASPYMVILKQRELEDLMKLSLSFENEVIKAGRYLLDKGVPYIVIDLEKKGSIVLGQDKGFRIEVPYLSNAINITDNSGMSAGLALGISRNYDMEMTLRLGQAFSIAPYLNHNIMKIEMSDVKRIMSEIEIFPINY; this is encoded by the coding sequence ATGATATTAACTATTGATTTGAATCCAGCTATTGATAGGAAATATACTTTAGATAGGATTTGTATTGGAAAAGATACAGCCCTTAAATCTTCAGTCTACAGCCCAGGAGGAAATGGGATAGTATCTTCTGCCTTATTAGATACATTTAATGAGGACTCTTTTATTACTGGCTTTCTTGGAGGAATCAATGGAGAGTATTATCACAGGTCTTTAGTAGAAATAGGAATTATGCATGAGTTTGTGCCTATTAAGGATGAGACTAGAGCCAATATTAAGATATTGGATCAAGAGGACAATTTAACTTCATTTTCAGAAGAAGGTCCAAGGGTTAGTAGGGAAGAGATAGTAAAGTTCTATGAGCTATATAGTAGGCTAATGTCAGATGCAAATATTGTTTGCGGAGTAGGAAGCGTACCTATGGGAGTACCAAAGGATATTTATTTTGATTTTGTTTCTTTAGCCAATAAAAACAAGAAGAAGTTTATTTTAAATGTTAAGGGAGATAGTTTAGCCTCTGGCATTGATGCTTCTCCATATATGGTGATTTTAAAGCAAAGAGAACTTGAAGACTTGATGAAATTGAGTCTAAGTTTTGAGAATGAAGTCATTAAAGCTGGTAGATATCTTCTTGATAAAGGAGTACCATATATAGTTATTGACCTTGAGAAGAAAGGGAGTATTGTACTAGGCCAAGATAAAGGTTTCAGAATCGAGGTTCCATATTTAAGCAATGCAATTAATATAACTGATAATAGTGGAATGTCAGCAGGACTTGCCCTAGGTATTTCTAGAAATTATGATATGGAAATGACTTTAAGGCTAGGACAAGCCTTTAGCATAGCTCCGTATTTAAACCATAATATTATGAAGATTGAGATGAGTGATGTAAAAAGGATAATGAGTGAAATAGAGATATTTCCTATAAACTATTGA
- a CDS encoding iron-containing alcohol dehydrogenase — protein MLNFNYNIPTKVFFGEGKINFLAKQIKKYGSRVLLTYGGGSIKKTGIYDKVVQILKENDIPYFELSGIEPNPKVESVVEGVRICRENNIDFILAVGGGSTIDCSKAISAAYYYEGDPWDLVLGKSKITNTLPIGTILTIAATGSEMNAGAVISNPKTNQKYGFGHPGFFPKFSILDPTYTYSLPKYQTASGVADIMSHTFEEYFSNVKGAYLQDRLAEGVLKTCIKYGPIAINNPENYEARANIMWASSLGLNGLLGYGKDSNWTVHPLEHELSAYYDITHGIGLAILTPHWMEHVLDENNLWKFVEYGVNVWDIDPSLAHMDIAKLAIEKTSEFLKYLGIPMTLREVGIGEEKLETMAADVIEYMEGPVGNFKALNYEDILSIFKKSL, from the coding sequence ATGCTTAATTTTAATTACAATATTCCAACAAAAGTTTTCTTTGGAGAAGGTAAAATAAATTTTTTAGCAAAACAAATAAAAAAATATGGTTCTAGGGTACTCCTGACTTATGGCGGTGGAAGTATTAAAAAAACTGGAATCTACGACAAAGTAGTTCAAATATTAAAGGAAAATGATATACCTTATTTTGAACTATCTGGAATTGAACCTAATCCAAAGGTTGAATCAGTAGTTGAAGGTGTTAGAATATGTAGAGAAAATAATATTGATTTCATTCTAGCAGTAGGTGGAGGAAGTACAATAGATTGTTCTAAAGCAATATCTGCAGCCTATTATTATGAAGGAGATCCCTGGGATTTAGTTCTTGGTAAATCAAAGATAACTAATACATTGCCTATTGGAACTATATTAACTATTGCAGCCACAGGTTCAGAGATGAATGCAGGTGCTGTTATATCTAATCCGAAAACTAACCAAAAATATGGTTTCGGGCATCCTGGTTTTTTTCCTAAGTTTTCAATACTAGATCCAACTTACACATATTCATTGCCAAAATATCAAACTGCCTCAGGGGTAGCGGATATTATGAGTCATACCTTTGAAGAATATTTCAGTAATGTAAAAGGTGCATATTTGCAAGATAGATTAGCAGAAGGAGTTTTGAAGACTTGCATAAAATATGGTCCTATTGCTATAAACAATCCTGAGAATTACGAGGCCAGAGCAAACATAATGTGGGCATCTTCATTAGGCCTTAATGGACTATTAGGATATGGAAAAGACTCCAACTGGACAGTGCATCCATTGGAGCATGAACTTTCTGCATATTATGATATTACCCATGGAATAGGTTTAGCTATATTAACTCCTCACTGGATGGAACATGTATTAGATGAAAACAATCTATGGAAATTTGTGGAATATGGTGTCAATGTATGGGATATAGACCCTAGTCTTGCTCATATGGACATTGCTAAACTTGCTATTGAAAAAACCAGTGAGTTCTTAAAGTATTTAGGTATTCCAATGACTCTTAGAGAAGTTGGTATTGGAGAAGAAAAATTAGAGACCATGGCAGCAGATGTAATAGAATATATGGAAGGACCAGTAGGAAATTTTAAAGCATTAAATTATGAAGATATTTTAAGTATCTTTAAAAAATCATTGTAG
- a CDS encoding undecaprenyl diphosphate synthase family protein codes for MRIPRHIGVIPDGNRRWAVDNGMTKEKGYVAGLNPGLELFKLCEKVGIKEITYYGFTVDNTKRPKFQRLAFTKACIDAVKLLSQENADLLVLGNTESEMFPKELIPFALRRQRFGTGGIKVNFLVNYGWEWDLKDELSRENKLNQFDAIKSRDISRVDLIIRWGGRRRLSGFLPLQSVYSDFYIIEDYWPEFSPEHFYKALEWYNEQDITLGG; via the coding sequence ATGAGAATTCCAAGACATATAGGTGTAATTCCTGATGGAAATAGGCGTTGGGCTGTAGATAATGGTATGACAAAGGAAAAAGGCTATGTTGCAGGACTAAACCCTGGATTAGAGTTGTTTAAACTGTGTGAGAAAGTAGGAATTAAAGAAATAACTTATTATGGATTTACTGTAGATAATACTAAGAGGCCTAAGTTTCAGAGATTAGCATTTACAAAGGCTTGTATTGATGCTGTTAAATTGCTTTCCCAAGAAAATGCTGATTTATTAGTACTAGGTAATACAGAGTCTGAAATGTTCCCTAAGGAACTCATCCCCTTTGCCCTTAGAAGACAAAGATTTGGTACTGGTGGAATAAAGGTTAATTTTTTAGTTAATTATGGTTGGGAATGGGATTTAAAAGATGAATTAAGTAGAGAGAATAAATTAAATCAATTTGATGCCATAAAATCTCGTGATATATCTAGGGTGGATTTGATAATTAGATGGGGAGGTAGAAGAAGACTTAGTGGATTTTTGCCCTTACAATCCGTCTACTCCGATTTTTATATAATTGAAGATTATTGGCCTGAATTTTCTCCCGAACACTTCTATAAAGCTTTAGAATGGTATAATGAGCAAGATATTACTCTAGGAGGCTAG